The Faecalibacter bovis genome includes the window GGTTAATAAATTAGTGCAATATATAGCACTAATTTTACGCTTTATATTAAATAAACAGTAATATATCTATAAAAGTGCAATATATGACACTATTGATAATTCATCAAATCAAAGAAAGACGTAAAGTTTTAGCTATTTCACAAGAAACATTAGCTGAGATTTCAGGTGTTGGTTTACGTACGATAAAACAATTTGAAAGTGGCAAAGGGAATCCAACGTTAGAAACC containing:
- a CDS encoding helix-turn-helix transcriptional regulator — encoded protein: MTLLIIHQIKERRKVLAISQETLAEISGVGLRTIKQFESGKGNPTLETLQKLCDALGLEIKLEVKSIES